Proteins encoded together in one Mycolicibacter minnesotensis window:
- the ag85C gene encoding diacylglycerol acyltransferase/mycolyltransferase Ag85C, giving the protein MKSVEKLRNAASRLPRRLMVAAVGAALLGGLVGAVGGTGNASAFSRPGLPVEYLQIPSAAMGRDIKVQFQPGGTHAVYLLDGLRAQDDYSGWDINTPAFEEYYQSGLSVIMPVGGQSSFYSDWYQPSQGNGQNYTYKWETFLTREMPTWLQANKGVSPYGNAVVGLSMAGGSSLILASYYPQQFPYAAALSGFLNPSEGWWPTLIGLAMNDAGGYNANSMWGPSSDPAWKRNDAMLQIPRLVANRTRIWVYCGNGTPSDLGGNNLPAKFLESLTLRTNQQFQQNYAAAGGTNGVFNFPANGTHDWPYWNEQLVAMKPDILRTLGVGIDPT; this is encoded by the coding sequence ATGAAGAGCGTTGAGAAGTTACGTAACGCGGCGAGTCGGCTACCGCGCCGGCTGATGGTCGCGGCGGTGGGGGCCGCGCTGCTGGGCGGCCTCGTCGGGGCTGTCGGTGGTACGGGTAACGCGTCCGCGTTCTCCCGCCCGGGCCTGCCGGTGGAGTACCTGCAGATCCCCTCGGCTGCGATGGGCCGTGACATCAAGGTGCAATTCCAGCCGGGTGGCACCCACGCGGTGTACCTGCTCGACGGACTGCGCGCCCAGGACGACTACAGCGGTTGGGACATCAACACCCCGGCGTTCGAGGAGTACTACCAGTCCGGACTGTCGGTGATCATGCCCGTCGGAGGGCAGTCCAGCTTCTACTCGGACTGGTACCAGCCGTCGCAGGGCAACGGCCAGAACTACACCTACAAGTGGGAGACCTTCCTGACCCGGGAGATGCCCACCTGGCTGCAGGCCAACAAGGGTGTTTCGCCCTACGGCAATGCCGTGGTCGGACTGTCCATGGCAGGCGGTTCCTCGCTGATCCTGGCGTCCTACTACCCGCAGCAGTTCCCCTACGCGGCAGCGCTTTCGGGCTTCCTGAACCCGTCCGAGGGCTGGTGGCCCACCTTGATCGGGCTGGCGATGAACGACGCCGGCGGTTACAACGCCAACAGCATGTGGGGCCCGTCGTCGGACCCGGCGTGGAAGCGCAATGACGCAATGCTGCAGATCCCGCGGCTGGTCGCCAACCGCACTCGGATCTGGGTGTACTGCGGCAACGGCACACCGAGCGACCTCGGCGGCAACAACCTGCCCGCCAAGTTCCTGGAGAGCCTGACGCTGCGCACCAATCAGCAGTTCCAGCAGAACTACGCCGCAGCTGGCGGCACCAACGGCGTGTTCAACTTCCCGGCCAACGGGACGCATGACTGGCCGTACTGGAACGAGCAGCTGGTCGCGATGAAGCCGGACATCCTGCGCACGCTGGGTGTGGGCATCGACCCGACCTGA
- a CDS encoding VOC family protein: MTNRLVGITIDCADPARLASFWSAMLNVAVTDEHSGDGEWATVGSRRDARPRLTFQRVPEPKTGKTRIHLDIQVDAIDAGHQQVAALGGRWSGIRHDYDEGSVLVMHDPEGNEFCIVEYFDQHGQPPGSTLPGQRQSPRPST, encoded by the coding sequence ATGACGAATCGGTTGGTTGGCATCACGATCGACTGCGCTGATCCCGCACGGCTGGCTTCGTTCTGGAGCGCGATGCTCAACGTGGCCGTGACCGACGAACACAGCGGCGACGGCGAATGGGCCACCGTCGGCTCTCGCCGCGACGCCCGGCCGCGCTTGACCTTCCAGCGGGTACCCGAGCCCAAGACCGGTAAGACCCGGATCCACCTCGACATTCAGGTCGACGCTATCGATGCTGGGCACCAGCAAGTAGCAGCCCTGGGCGGGCGATGGTCCGGCATCCGTCACGACTACGACGAGGGGTCCGTACTGGTCATGCACGACCCCGAGGGCAATGAGTTCTGCATCGTCGAGTACTTCGACCAGCACGGCCAGCCGCCGGGCAGCACGCTACCGGGTCAGCGCCAGAGCCCGCGGCCATCGACATAG
- a CDS encoding YoaK family protein, protein MPKLREHYNSESRLSWVLAGLAGVLAATAYTHSEGYFVTFMTGNAGRAALGLFTDSMWMSISAAALLVSFISGVVIASLCHRHLWRSRPHGALRLTGASLLTATVVDWVEGGPALPVPLLPILLVAFGVGALNTTFVRDGEVSIPLSYVTGTVVKLGQGIERHISGGTIHDWFFNFMLLTGYISGATIGGVISIFVGGTWMLATATVICLLATWYSHRYVDGRGLWR, encoded by the coding sequence GTGCCTAAATTACGAGAGCACTACAACAGTGAGTCGCGGCTGTCCTGGGTACTCGCCGGGCTGGCCGGAGTCTTGGCCGCCACGGCCTACACCCACTCCGAGGGCTACTTCGTCACCTTCATGACCGGCAACGCCGGGCGTGCAGCGCTGGGGTTGTTCACCGACAGCATGTGGATGTCGATCTCGGCCGCCGCGCTGCTGGTGTCCTTCATCTCCGGTGTGGTGATCGCCTCGCTGTGCCACCGGCATCTGTGGCGCAGTCGGCCCCATGGAGCGTTGCGGCTGACGGGTGCGTCGTTGTTGACTGCGACGGTGGTCGACTGGGTCGAGGGCGGTCCGGCCTTGCCGGTTCCCCTGCTGCCGATCCTGCTGGTCGCGTTCGGTGTCGGTGCGCTGAACACCACGTTCGTGCGCGACGGCGAAGTATCGATCCCCCTGAGCTACGTGACCGGCACGGTGGTGAAGCTGGGCCAGGGCATCGAGCGCCACATCAGCGGCGGAACCATCCACGACTGGTTCTTCAACTTCATGCTGCTGACCGGCTACATCTCGGGCGCGACAATCGGTGGCGTGATCAGCATCTTCGTCGGTGGTACCTGGATGCTGGCCACCGCCACGGTCATCTGCCTGTTGGCCACCTGGTACAGCCACCGCTATGTCGATGGCCGCGGGCTCTGGCGCTGA
- a CDS encoding S1C family serine protease, whose protein sequence is MSGAHRPGRWRLLSVTTVAVATAGLMAAPVQASPRLPAAPLDPAAMVAQVGPAVVNIDAKLDYQSAVGAGTGIVLDPSGVVLTNNHVVAGATALTAVSVVKGQTYEVDVLGFDRSHDVAVLQLRGADGLPAASIGNSSRVAVGDPVVSMGNAGGHGGPPSVAPGRVIALNQTVSAADELTGTTETLTNMIKADTAIRPGDSGGPMVNAAGQVIGMNTAASDSYKFAQPGGEGYAIPIDQAMAIANQIRAGISSNTVHIGATAFMGVGVVDSNGGARVAQVLDGTPAAATGIARDDIITSVNGLPVNTATDLTSVLDQRHPGDTVTLTWRNPATGEHQADVTLVPGPVG, encoded by the coding sequence ATGAGCGGAGCGCATCGCCCCGGCCGTTGGCGGCTGCTCAGCGTGACGACGGTGGCCGTAGCCACCGCCGGGCTGATGGCAGCTCCGGTTCAGGCCTCCCCCAGGCTGCCTGCCGCTCCGCTCGACCCCGCTGCCATGGTCGCTCAGGTTGGTCCCGCGGTGGTCAACATTGACGCCAAGCTGGACTATCAGAGCGCGGTCGGAGCCGGAACCGGCATCGTCTTGGATCCCAGCGGTGTGGTGCTGACCAACAATCACGTCGTCGCCGGCGCCACCGCACTCACGGCAGTCTCCGTCGTCAAGGGCCAGACCTACGAAGTCGACGTGCTCGGTTTCGACCGCAGCCACGACGTCGCGGTACTGCAGTTGCGCGGGGCCGACGGCCTGCCCGCCGCGAGCATCGGCAATTCCTCGCGTGTCGCCGTCGGTGACCCGGTGGTGTCGATGGGCAACGCCGGAGGCCACGGCGGCCCGCCCAGCGTGGCGCCCGGACGCGTCATCGCTCTGAACCAGACGGTCTCGGCCGCCGACGAACTGACCGGTACCACCGAGACGCTGACCAACATGATCAAGGCCGACACCGCGATCCGCCCCGGCGACTCGGGTGGCCCGATGGTCAACGCCGCCGGACAAGTCATCGGTATGAACACCGCGGCATCGGACAGCTACAAGTTCGCCCAGCCCGGCGGCGAAGGCTATGCGATCCCGATCGACCAGGCGATGGCCATCGCCAACCAGATTCGGGCGGGAATCTCCTCGAACACCGTGCATATCGGCGCGACCGCCTTCATGGGAGTCGGTGTGGTGGACAGCAACGGTGGGGCGCGTGTCGCCCAAGTGCTCGACGGCACGCCGGCCGCGGCCACCGGTATCGCCCGCGACGACATCATCACCTCGGTGAACGGCCTGCCGGTCAACACGGCGACCGACCTGACCAGCGTCCTCGACCAGCGTCATCCGGGCGACACCGTCACCCTGACTTGGCGCAACCCGGCCACTGGCGAACACCAGGCCGACGTGACCCTTGTTCCCGGTCCGGTCGGCTGA
- a CDS encoding L,D-transpeptidase: MRRGIVAIAGSVAVTVGSLGASAGISEAAQVPPELGPAIAAIEPAAGSVVGVAYPVIVTFAGPVSDRAAAERGIHISSTGNTAGHFEWSGNDVVQWIPDGYWSPHSKISVDAHGMSTGFETGDAVVGLADISDHTFTVSVNGEIQRIMAASMGKPKRPTPIGSFTALSKERTIKFDSRTIGIPLNDPEGYLLNGEYAVRVTWSGVYVHSAPWSVGSQGYSNVSHGCINLSPEDAAWYFNSVHLGDPIIVQA; this comes from the coding sequence GTGAGGCGGGGAATTGTGGCCATCGCCGGGTCGGTGGCCGTGACTGTCGGCTCTCTGGGGGCATCGGCCGGCATCAGCGAGGCCGCCCAGGTGCCGCCGGAGTTGGGGCCGGCGATCGCCGCCATCGAGCCGGCCGCCGGCTCCGTCGTCGGCGTGGCGTACCCGGTGATTGTGACCTTCGCCGGGCCGGTCAGTGACCGGGCGGCCGCCGAACGGGGAATCCATATCAGTTCCACGGGCAACACCGCCGGACACTTCGAGTGGTCGGGCAACGATGTCGTGCAGTGGATACCCGACGGCTACTGGTCGCCGCACAGCAAGATCAGCGTGGATGCGCACGGTATGTCAACGGGTTTCGAGACCGGCGACGCGGTGGTGGGGCTCGCGGACATCTCCGACCACACCTTCACCGTCAGCGTGAACGGGGAGATCCAGCGGATCATGGCGGCATCGATGGGTAAGCCCAAGCGCCCCACCCCGATCGGCTCATTCACCGCTTTGTCGAAAGAGCGCACCATCAAGTTCGATTCGCGCACCATCGGCATTCCGCTCAATGACCCGGAGGGCTATCTGCTCAACGGGGAGTACGCAGTTCGCGTCACCTGGAGCGGCGTGTACGTGCACTCAGCGCCATGGTCGGTGGGCTCTCAGGGCTATTCGAATGTCAGCCACGGATGCATCAACCTCAGTCCTGAAGACGCTGCGTGGTACTTCAACTCGGTCCACCTGGGCGACCCGATTATCGTGCAGGCCTAG
- the car gene encoding carboxylic acid reductase, with the protein MSTFSSISDEEQLAHRVAELVAADPQFAAAQPDPALAAALEGQPRLAQIVRTVLDGYAERPALGQRAVDYVTDAATGRTVASLLPRYETLTYGELGSRVRAAAAALTAGAVRPGDRVAVLGFTSVDYTVIDVALGQIGAVSVPLQTSAALSTLAPIVAETEPRVIAASVDSLTDAVELVLRGPAPTRLVVFDYHQQVDDHREALEQARARLAGLEVVVESLTDLLTRGRALSLPVQTPADSAEGAEGLALLVYTSGSTGAPKGAMYPESNVARMWVRSSKNWFGPTAASITLNFMPMSHIMGRGILYGTLGNGGTAYFSARSDLSTFLDDLALVRPTELNFVPRIWEMLYQHFRSEVDGVGADPAAQAQVMAQMRHELLGGRCIFAMTGSAPISDELRSWVDQLTELHVLNGYGSTEAGMVLFDGEVQRPPVIDYKLVDVPDLGYFGTDTPHPRGELLVKTESLFPGYYRRPEVTAEVFDADGYYRTGDVVAEVAPDQLVYVDRRNNVLKLAQGEFVTLAKLEAVFGNSPLVRQIYVYGNSAQPYLLAVVVPTPEAQAGFETEAALKAGIAESLQQVAKDADLQSYEVPRDFIVETEPFTLENGLLTGIRKLAWPKLKAHYGDRLERRYAELAEGQASELSRLRQHGAQRPALETVSRAAAALLGASAGDVAPDAHFTDLGGDSLSALTFGNLLRDIFEVDVPVGVIVSPANDLAAIADYITAERSGGPDGVKRPTFASVHGRDAVEVAAADLTLDKFLDAATLAAAPTLPGPSAQVRTVLLTGATGFLGRYLALEWLERLAAVDGTLICLVRARSDADARRRLDSVFDSGDERLLARYTELASRHLEVIAGDKGEANLGLDQSVWQRLADTVDVIVDPAALVNHVLPYSELFGPNAVGTAELIRVALTGKIKPFTYFSTIGVGDQIPVGKFTEDADVRVMSPVRAINDGYANGYGTSKWAGEVLLREANDLCGLPVAVFRCDMILADTSYAGQLNLPDMFTRMMFSLVAAGVAPGSFYELGADGQRQRAHYDGLPVEFIAEASTTLGASATGGYTTYHVMNPYDDGLGMDEFVDWLIEAGYPIRRIADYGDWLQRFETTLRALPERQRQASLLPLLHNYQKPQTPICGSFAPTDRFRAAVRSAGIGPDPAHSDIPHVTPAVVVKYVTDLELLGLLSAK; encoded by the coding sequence ATGTCCACTTTTTCCTCCATCTCAGACGAGGAGCAACTCGCCCACCGCGTTGCCGAGCTGGTCGCCGCCGACCCGCAGTTCGCCGCTGCCCAGCCCGACCCCGCCCTCGCCGCCGCCCTCGAAGGACAGCCGCGGCTGGCCCAGATCGTGCGAACCGTCTTGGACGGTTACGCCGAACGGCCAGCGCTCGGCCAGCGTGCCGTCGACTACGTCACCGATGCGGCCACCGGCCGTACCGTCGCGTCGCTGCTTCCGCGCTACGAAACCCTGACCTACGGCGAGCTCGGTTCCCGCGTCCGGGCCGCTGCGGCCGCCCTGACAGCCGGCGCGGTGCGCCCGGGTGACCGGGTCGCGGTGCTGGGTTTCACCAGCGTCGACTACACCGTCATCGACGTGGCACTGGGTCAGATCGGCGCGGTGTCTGTGCCGCTGCAGACCTCGGCTGCGCTGTCCACACTGGCGCCGATCGTGGCCGAGACCGAGCCCCGGGTCATCGCTGCCAGCGTGGACTCCCTGACCGATGCCGTCGAGTTGGTGCTGAGGGGTCCGGCCCCCACCCGTTTGGTGGTCTTCGACTACCACCAGCAGGTCGACGACCACCGCGAGGCGCTGGAGCAGGCGCGGGCGCGACTGGCCGGACTCGAGGTGGTCGTGGAGTCCTTGACTGACCTGCTGACCCGCGGCCGGGCACTGTCCCTGCCGGTGCAGACCCCGGCCGACAGCGCGGAAGGCGCCGAGGGGCTGGCGTTGCTGGTCTACACCTCCGGCAGCACCGGCGCTCCCAAGGGTGCGATGTACCCGGAGAGCAACGTGGCCCGGATGTGGGTGCGCTCGTCGAAGAACTGGTTCGGGCCGACCGCGGCCTCGATCACCTTGAACTTCATGCCGATGAGCCACATCATGGGCCGCGGCATCCTCTATGGCACCCTCGGCAACGGCGGCACCGCTTATTTCAGCGCGCGCAGTGACCTGTCCACCTTCCTCGACGACCTGGCGCTCGTTCGGCCGACCGAGCTCAACTTCGTGCCGCGGATCTGGGAGATGCTCTACCAGCATTTCCGCAGCGAAGTCGACGGCGTGGGGGCAGACCCCGCGGCCCAAGCTCAGGTGATGGCGCAGATGCGCCACGAGCTGCTCGGTGGTCGGTGCATCTTCGCGATGACGGGCTCGGCGCCGATCTCCGACGAGCTGCGGTCCTGGGTCGATCAGCTCACCGAGCTGCACGTGCTCAACGGCTACGGATCCACCGAGGCGGGCATGGTGCTCTTCGACGGCGAGGTGCAGCGGCCGCCGGTGATCGACTACAAGTTGGTCGATGTGCCCGATCTGGGCTACTTCGGCACCGATACCCCCCATCCGCGTGGCGAGCTGCTGGTCAAGACCGAAAGCCTCTTCCCCGGCTACTACCGGCGGCCCGAGGTGACTGCCGAGGTGTTCGACGCCGACGGTTATTACCGGACCGGCGATGTGGTGGCCGAGGTCGCGCCCGACCAGCTGGTCTACGTCGACCGGCGCAACAACGTGCTCAAACTCGCGCAGGGTGAGTTCGTCACCCTGGCGAAGCTCGAAGCGGTGTTCGGCAACAGCCCGCTGGTGCGCCAGATCTACGTCTACGGCAACAGTGCCCAGCCCTATCTGCTGGCCGTGGTGGTCCCGACCCCCGAGGCTCAGGCGGGCTTCGAGACCGAGGCCGCCCTTAAGGCGGGCATCGCCGAGTCGCTGCAGCAAGTGGCCAAGGACGCCGACCTGCAGTCCTATGAGGTTCCCCGGGACTTCATCGTCGAGACCGAGCCGTTCACGCTGGAGAACGGACTGCTGACCGGGATCCGCAAGCTGGCCTGGCCCAAGTTGAAGGCGCACTACGGCGACCGCCTCGAGCGCCGCTACGCCGAGCTGGCCGAAGGGCAGGCCAGTGAGTTGAGTCGCCTGCGTCAGCACGGCGCCCAGCGGCCGGCCTTGGAGACGGTCAGCCGCGCCGCCGCGGCGTTGCTGGGGGCCTCGGCGGGTGACGTGGCCCCGGACGCCCACTTCACCGACCTGGGCGGTGACTCGTTGTCGGCGCTCACCTTCGGAAACCTGTTGCGCGACATCTTCGAGGTGGATGTGCCGGTGGGTGTGATCGTCAGCCCCGCCAACGATCTGGCTGCGATCGCCGACTACATCACCGCCGAGCGCAGCGGCGGGCCCGACGGGGTCAAGCGGCCGACGTTTGCCTCGGTGCACGGCCGCGATGCGGTTGAGGTGGCCGCCGCCGACCTGACGCTGGACAAGTTCCTCGATGCGGCCACCCTGGCTGCGGCGCCGACGCTGCCCGGCCCTTCCGCGCAGGTGCGCACGGTGCTGCTGACCGGTGCCACCGGATTCCTCGGTCGTTATCTGGCCCTGGAGTGGCTGGAACGTCTTGCGGCCGTGGACGGCACCCTGATCTGCCTGGTGCGCGCGCGCTCAGATGCCGATGCCCGTCGTCGTCTTGACAGCGTCTTCGACAGCGGCGACGAGCGGCTGCTGGCCCGCTACACCGAGCTGGCGTCCCGCCATCTTGAGGTGATCGCCGGAGACAAGGGCGAGGCGAATCTTGGCTTGGACCAAAGTGTTTGGCAGCGCCTGGCCGACACCGTCGACGTCATCGTGGACCCGGCGGCGTTGGTCAACCACGTGCTGCCCTACAGCGAGCTGTTCGGTCCGAACGCAGTCGGAACCGCTGAGCTGATCCGAGTGGCGCTCACCGGCAAGATCAAGCCGTTCACCTACTTCTCCACCATCGGTGTCGGTGACCAGATTCCGGTGGGCAAGTTCACCGAAGACGCCGACGTGCGGGTGATGAGTCCGGTTCGGGCGATCAACGATGGCTATGCCAACGGCTATGGCACCAGCAAGTGGGCCGGCGAGGTTCTGCTGCGCGAGGCCAACGACTTGTGCGGCCTGCCGGTCGCGGTGTTCCGCTGCGACATGATCCTGGCCGACACCAGCTACGCCGGTCAGCTGAACCTGCCGGACATGTTCACCCGGATGATGTTCAGTCTGGTCGCCGCCGGGGTGGCGCCCGGCTCGTTCTACGAACTGGGTGCCGACGGTCAGCGGCAGCGGGCTCACTACGACGGGTTGCCGGTGGAGTTCATCGCCGAGGCGTCCACCACGCTGGGCGCATCCGCGACGGGCGGCTACACCACCTATCACGTGATGAACCCCTACGACGACGGACTGGGCATGGACGAGTTCGTCGACTGGCTGATCGAGGCCGGCTACCCGATTCGCCGGATCGCCGACTACGGCGACTGGTTGCAGCGCTTCGAGACCACGCTGCGGGCGCTGCCGGAACGGCAGCGGCAGGCCTCCCTGCTGCCCCTACTGCACAACTACCAGAAGCCGCAGACGCCGATCTGCGGGTCGTTCGCTCCGACGGACAGGTTCCGGGCAGCGGTGCGGTCTGCCGGGATCGGTCCTGACCCCGCGCATTCCGATATTCCGCACGTCACGCCCGCGGTGGTCGTCAAATACGTCACCGATCTGGAACTGCTCGGACTGTTGTCAGCGAAGTGA
- a CDS encoding acyltransferase family protein produces the protein MRTSGKSRWVAPAPRAARLTTARGADRIRRERRRPGIHALDGLRALAVALVLADHGGIPGLSGGFIGVDLFFVLSGFLITSLLIDELGRTGRIDLTGFWIRRIRRLLPALVLMVLTVAIAHELLPSEAVVGLREDAIAAFFWVANWRFVAQHTDYFTEAGTPSPLQHTWSLGVEEQYYFLWPLLLIAIALLLAARARRRGGWATVGGVRLTVFLLASAGAAVSATAAELLASDAARDRVYFGTDTRAQALLIGAAAAALLVGDWPALTAGWSVLRTRRAVWVARLLPLVGLTVLAAAAHRATGTAAEFRGGLLTLVAVAAIAVIAPVALHQSGLLARVLAWPPLVWLGTISYGVYLWHWPVFLVLNGERTGWSGWALFGVRCAATLALATVSWWVLEEPLRRWRPARVSLLPLGAAVSGTAVAVTVLVVPVVERPTAVNGVTPDVAAAAVVSPSPPARRSDPARPRPQPVRHDPNRPRTVSVFGDSIGWTLMHYLPETPGYDFIDHTVVGCSIVRAGPYRWAGKTIDQGKECDGWPARWTRQVKADQPDVVLLFVGRWETVDRVNEGQWSHIGDPTFDAYLIAELRRALDVLESAGSRVVVTTVPYSRYGERPDGSLWPEDNPERVDRWNALLRREVAGREAVTVMDLNKKLGPAGTYTAKVDGIKVRSDGIHLTPEGVKWLLPWLEESLS, from the coding sequence ATGCGCACCTCGGGGAAATCCCGCTGGGTTGCGCCGGCCCCGCGTGCCGCCCGGTTGACCACCGCGCGCGGCGCGGACCGGATTCGGCGGGAACGGCGGCGCCCGGGAATCCACGCCCTGGATGGCCTGCGTGCGCTGGCCGTCGCCTTGGTGCTGGCCGACCACGGTGGCATCCCCGGGCTGTCGGGCGGCTTCATCGGCGTCGACCTCTTCTTCGTGCTGAGTGGGTTCCTGATCACCTCCCTGCTCATCGACGAGCTCGGCCGCACCGGCCGGATCGACCTGACCGGCTTCTGGATCCGGCGTATCCGCCGGTTGCTGCCCGCGCTGGTCCTCATGGTGCTGACCGTCGCGATAGCTCATGAACTGCTGCCGTCGGAGGCGGTGGTCGGCCTGCGCGAAGATGCGATCGCCGCCTTCTTCTGGGTGGCCAATTGGCGGTTCGTCGCCCAGCACACCGATTACTTCACCGAAGCCGGAACCCCGTCACCGCTGCAGCACACCTGGTCGCTGGGTGTCGAAGAGCAGTACTACTTCCTGTGGCCGCTCCTGCTGATCGCGATCGCACTGCTGCTGGCGGCCCGCGCCCGCCGTCGTGGCGGGTGGGCCACCGTCGGCGGCGTGCGGCTCACCGTCTTCCTGCTGGCCAGCGCCGGTGCGGCCGTGTCGGCGACGGCAGCAGAGTTGCTGGCCTCTGACGCTGCCCGCGACCGCGTCTACTTCGGCACCGACACCCGCGCGCAGGCGCTGTTGATCGGTGCCGCGGCGGCGGCCCTGTTGGTCGGGGACTGGCCGGCGCTGACGGCCGGCTGGTCGGTGTTACGGACCCGCCGCGCCGTGTGGGTGGCGCGGCTGCTGCCGCTGGTGGGCCTGACCGTGCTGGCGGCAGCAGCTCATCGCGCCACCGGCACCGCTGCCGAGTTCCGCGGCGGGCTGCTCACCCTGGTCGCCGTCGCCGCGATCGCGGTGATTGCCCCGGTCGCCCTGCACCAGAGCGGCCTGCTCGCCCGGGTTTTGGCCTGGCCTCCGCTGGTCTGGCTCGGGACCATCTCCTACGGGGTCTACCTGTGGCACTGGCCGGTGTTCTTGGTGCTCAACGGCGAGCGCACCGGATGGTCGGGGTGGGCGCTGTTCGGCGTGCGGTGCGCCGCCACGCTGGCGCTGGCGACGGTGTCGTGGTGGGTCCTGGAGGAGCCTCTGCGTCGATGGCGTCCGGCGCGGGTGTCACTGTTGCCGCTGGGGGCGGCCGTCAGCGGCACCGCGGTGGCGGTCACGGTCCTGGTGGTGCCGGTCGTCGAACGACCCACGGCCGTCAACGGCGTGACCCCCGATGTGGCGGCGGCCGCGGTGGTGTCGCCGTCGCCCCCGGCGCGACGCTCTGATCCTGCCCGGCCACGGCCTCAACCTGTGCGGCATGACCCCAACCGTCCGCGCACGGTGTCGGTGTTCGGTGACTCGATCGGCTGGACCCTGATGCACTATCTGCCGGAGACCCCCGGCTATGACTTCATCGACCACACGGTCGTGGGCTGCAGCATCGTGCGGGCCGGTCCCTACCGCTGGGCCGGCAAGACCATCGATCAGGGCAAGGAATGTGACGGGTGGCCGGCTCGCTGGACTCGGCAGGTCAAGGCGGACCAGCCCGACGTCGTGCTGTTGTTCGTAGGCCGCTGGGAGACCGTGGACCGAGTCAACGAGGGCCAGTGGTCGCACATCGGTGACCCGACCTTCGACGCCTACCTGATCGCTGAGTTGCGTCGCGCGCTCGATGTGCTGGAGTCCGCCGGCAGCCGAGTGGTGGTGACGACGGTGCCCTATAGCCGCTACGGCGAGCGGCCCGACGGCAGCCTGTGGCCGGAAGACAATCCGGAGCGCGTCGACCGCTGGAATGCCCTGCTGCGTCGCGAGGTCGCCGGGCGCGAAGCCGTGACGGTGATGGACCTGAACAAGAAGCTTGGGCCGGCGGGTACCTACACCGCCAAAGTCGACGGCATCAAGGTCCGCAGCGACGGCATCCACCTCACGCCCGAAGGCGTTAAGTGGCTGCTCCCGTGGCTGGAGGAGTCGCTGAGCTGA
- a CDS encoding rhomboid family intramembrane serine protease — MTVCYRHPDRATALRCTRCDRHICGECMRGASVGQHCLDCAKEGAAPAPRAGRLTRVITDTPVVTYGLIALSVLAFVGQLSSHELESELVLWTPAVADGQIYRLLTSAFLHYGPMHLLLNMWALYVVGPALEGGLGRVRFTTLYLLSALGGSVAAYLLAPLNAATAGASGAIFGLFGATLILGRRLNVDVGWIGALIVINLVFTFTVPNISWQGHLGGLITGLVTASVYGYPPLAYRGRLQAAAVVVVLAVLVVLIWWRTAELVS, encoded by the coding sequence ATGACCGTCTGCTATCGGCACCCCGACCGGGCCACCGCGCTGCGCTGTACGCGGTGCGACCGCCACATCTGCGGCGAGTGCATGCGAGGCGCCTCCGTCGGCCAGCATTGCCTGGACTGTGCGAAGGAGGGCGCTGCGCCGGCGCCCCGGGCGGGTCGGCTGACTCGTGTCATCACCGACACACCGGTGGTCACCTACGGGCTGATCGCGTTGAGCGTGCTCGCCTTTGTGGGCCAGCTGTCGTCGCATGAGCTGGAGTCCGAGTTGGTGCTCTGGACACCGGCGGTGGCTGACGGGCAGATTTACCGCCTGCTGACCTCGGCGTTCTTGCATTACGGTCCCATGCACCTGCTGCTCAACATGTGGGCGCTGTATGTGGTGGGGCCGGCACTCGAAGGCGGTCTCGGCCGAGTGCGCTTCACCACGCTGTATCTGCTCAGCGCGTTGGGCGGTTCGGTTGCGGCCTACCTGTTGGCGCCGCTGAACGCCGCGACGGCCGGGGCCTCCGGCGCCATCTTCGGGCTGTTCGGTGCCACCTTGATCCTGGGCCGCCGGTTGAACGTCGACGTCGGTTGGATCGGCGCCCTGATCGTCATCAACCTGGTCTTCACGTTCACCGTGCCGAACATCAGCTGGCAAGGCCACCTCGGCGGGTTGATCACCGGCTTGGTGACCGCCTCCGTCTACGGTTACCCGCCGTTGGCCTACCGCGGTCGACTTCAGGCCGCGGCCGTAGTCGTGGTGCTGGCGGTCCTTGTCGTCCTGATCTGGTGGCGCACTGCCGAATTGGTCTCCTGA